AAGAAATTTCAAGAAATGTGTAGCAAATATCCAATAATTGGTGACGTGAGAGGTTTGGGTCTTCTAATTGGAATCGATATCGTTAAACCAGGCACTAAAGAACCAGATAAGAATACTGCGCAGAAAATTTGTTGGCGTGCTTGGGAACATGGGTTAATTCTGATAACATTTGGCAAACACGGGAATGTATTGCGTATAGCGCCACCTCTAAATATATCCAATGAGCAACTTGATGCAGGGATAACTATAATCGAAGAATCAATTCAAGATGTACTAGCGGGAAAGGTTTCTGACGATGTGTTAAAATTCTTGAGAGGATGGTAAATTTCCTGAAATATATATTGGTAAAGGGGAGAACTTTCTCCCCTTTACCAATATATATTTCTTACTGACGCGGAATACCAGATTCCTCATATATTCGATTCATTAAATCTGTCCCAACGATACCCTCCATCTTTGGCCAAACAACTTTCCTGATATGGTTAGCTATTTGATTTAGTTGTTCATCTGATAACATGACGATGGTCCATCCATATTCATCTTTCAGTTTTTGGCGATATTCTTCGTCTACTAGTTCAGCCTTGTCCCATTGAATTTTAGCTTCTTCCTGAGCAGCTTGGGTCAATATTTGCTGATCCTCTGGAGAAAGCTTGTCCCACAAATCCTTATTGATAACAAACCACCACGTCTCGATGTAATCATTGTATTGGATCCAAACCTTTTGAACATCCCTAAATTGCCATGCTTGGAAAGGAGGCCCTCCCATCTGGCCATCGGCAATCCCCATCTGTAGGGAGGTGTAAACTTCAGCATATGGTATAGGAGTGGGAATATAACCCAATGCTTCATAAGTCCATTCGCAAGGTTTGATGGGCATTACGCGCACCTTAACTCCCTTTTGCACTGTAGGATCGTCGTATTTATCTGGAAGTTTGCTCAACGAAAGTCCTGACATACCTACAGGAAGAACATCAAGGGCCTTTATATTATGTTTTTCCCACAAAGTTTGATTGACCCTGAAAGTCCAGCCTTCAGGTCCGTACACTTTCTTTGCTTCTTCAAATGTAGTAAACAAGTATGGGAAATAGTAAGCTAAATTTAGCTGTGGATCAAAATTAGCATTAGCTTGTTGCAATCCCAATTCAATTGTACCGCGCATAATCATTTCGAACACTTCAGTCCAATCACCCAGAACACCGCCAGAATAAACATCAATCTTTATGCGGCCATTTGAACGTTCGAAAACTTTGCGGGCAAATTCCTTGGCACGGATATCGTAATCGCTGCCTTCTGGATGAATCTGAGACATTCGCCAATGATATTGAGGTTCGGCTGCAAAGGAAGGTGTCCCTACAAAAAGAAAACTCATTAAAACAAAAACGCCTACGAATAATACGATAACAGATTTTCTTACACCCATATTATCTCCTCCTTTTTATACCTATACCTACTCTCACACTAATACCGCAGAAAACTTAAAACATTATCATATAAATATGTTATATTATATTTTTCCAGTCACCCCCCTATCAAACATATACCTATTATTAATAGAATGATATATTATTTTACCCCCATAATCAATCGGGGTAAAAACATGGAAAACCATGGTACATAAGTTGTTAGAATTATAATAGGTAAGTTACCCAAAATCATAAAAACAAGGGCCGTTGGTATATACTCATTAAACTGCACCTTTCCAATGCGCCCCCCTAAGTAAAGAATAGGTGCGGTTGGAGGGGTAACGTTTCCCAATCCAAGATTTGTTCCTAATATTGCCGCAAAATGCACAGGATGCACCCCAATCCTCATCATCAGGGGTAAAAGCAAAGGCGCAACTAACATAGTCCCGCTCAAATCATCCATGAGCATGCCTATTATTATTAGGAATACGTTTACCATCAACAGAATGACAATTTTGTTGTCCGATATAGAAAGAAGGAAATCCGCTATTATCATGGGAACCCGCTGCATAGTATAAAGTCGACCCAAAATAGTAACGAAAAAAAGCATTAATATTATAACACCACTTGTCGTTGCTGCTGAGGTTAATGAATCGAAAAATGATTTTATATTAAGTTCTTTATAAACAAAAAAACCAATAATTATGGAATAAGTAACCGCTACAGCAGCTGCTTCTGTGGGTGTTGTTGCTCCACCATAAATGGCTCCAAGTATTATGACGGGCATAAGCAAACTCCAAATACTCCTTTTAGTGGCTCTAGCAACTATTTTGACTTTCTCAAAACCTGGAGCGGGAGGTTCAACAGCTACAGTGGGGAAATTTCGTTTAACCATATAGAAATTGATTAAAGAGTAAATCGTCGCCATGGCGATGCCTGGAAGTATGGTTGCCAGAAAACATGCAGTAACTGATGTCTGCGTTACCCATCCATATAGAATCATTGGAACACTGGGGGGAATTAATTGGCCTAATATGGCAGAACAACTGACCATAGCAGTGGAATAATACCTAGGATATCCTCTTTCCTCTAATTTTGGGATCATAATAGTTCCAATTGCGGCAACAGCCGAAGAAGCAGTTCCCGATATCGCCCCAAAAATAGCGCACGCCCAAATCGTTGCAGCTCCTAGTCCGCCCTTCATACGACCTAAAACGGAATCAGCAAAACTAGTCAATCTTTCGGCAATACCGCTTGAACTCATCAGCATACCCGCAATAATAAAAAAGGGAATTGAAAGAAGTGTTAGAGAATTAAGGGCTCTAAATCCAACCGTCATGAGAAATGAAAAATCAGGAAAGGCAACTATCCCCATATAAAGAGCTGCTGCCATAAAGCAGAAAGGTACCGGG
This DNA window, taken from Acetomicrobium thermoterrenum DSM 13490, encodes the following:
- the dctP gene encoding TRAP transporter substrate-binding protein DctP, with product MGVRKSVIVLFVGVFVLMSFLFVGTPSFAAEPQYHWRMSQIHPEGSDYDIRAKEFARKVFERSNGRIKIDVYSGGVLGDWTEVFEMIMRGTIELGLQQANANFDPQLNLAYYFPYLFTTFEEAKKVYGPEGWTFRVNQTLWEKHNIKALDVLPVGMSGLSLSKLPDKYDDPTVQKGVKVRVMPIKPCEWTYEALGYIPTPIPYAEVYTSLQMGIADGQMGGPPFQAWQFRDVQKVWIQYNDYIETWWFVINKDLWDKLSPEDQQILTQAAQEEAKIQWDKAELVDEEYRQKLKDEYGWTIVMLSDEQLNQIANHIRKVVWPKMEGIVGTDLMNRIYEESGIPRQ
- a CDS encoding TRAP transporter large permease, coding for MHIIIDIIILIVTIVVGIPVPFCFMAAALYMGIVAFPDFSFLMTVGFRALNSLTLLSIPFFIIAGMLMSSSGIAERLTSFADSVLGRMKGGLGAATIWACAIFGAISGTASSAVAAIGTIMIPKLEERGYPRYYSTAMVSCSAILGQLIPPSVPMILYGWVTQTSVTACFLATILPGIAMATIYSLINFYMVKRNFPTVAVEPPAPGFEKVKIVARATKRSIWSLLMPVIILGAIYGGATTPTEAAAVAVTYSIIIGFFVYKELNIKSFFDSLTSAATTSGVIILMLFFVTILGRLYTMQRVPMIIADFLLSISDNKIVILLMVNVFLIIIGMLMDDLSGTMLVAPLLLPLMMRIGVHPVHFAAILGTNLGLGNVTPPTAPILYLGGRIGKVQFNEYIPTALVFMILGNLPIIILTTYVPWFSMFLPRLIMGVK